A window of Chitinophaga sp. MM2321 contains these coding sequences:
- a CDS encoding YceI family protein — protein sequence MAKQQWVSDADHCELGFRIRHLMITNINGKFNSFQVAAETEEEDFMTAKATATIDVDSISTGNAQRDEHLRSPDFFDVNKYRNITFVTTKYENIDNDGSYTLYGDLTIRDVTKNIKLDVEFGGVVKDPWGNTKAGFTVNGKINRKDFGLNWNTITESGGLLVGDDVKITCEVQLIKK from the coding sequence ATGGCAAAGCAACAATGGGTATCAGACGCTGACCACTGCGAGCTTGGATTCAGGATCAGACACCTGATGATTACCAATATCAATGGCAAATTCAATAGCTTCCAGGTAGCCGCCGAAACGGAGGAAGAAGATTTTATGACTGCAAAAGCAACAGCTACCATTGACGTGGATTCTATTTCCACAGGTAATGCTCAACGGGATGAACATCTTCGCTCCCCTGATTTTTTTGATGTAAACAAATACCGGAACATCACGTTTGTTACCACCAAATATGAGAATATAGATAATGATGGTTCCTATACATTATACGGCGATCTGACGATCCGGGATGTAACCAAAAACATTAAATTGGACGTAGAATTCGGCGGGGTGGTAAAAGACCCCTGGGGCAATACGAAAGCGGGTTTCACTGTCAACGGTAAAATTAACCGTAAAGATTTCGGATTGAACTGGAATACAATTACCGAAAGCGGCGGCCTGTTGGTGGGTGACGATGTAAAAATAACATGTGAAGTACAGCTAATCAAGAAATAA
- a CDS encoding ring-cleaving dioxygenase, with amino-acid sequence MDNAITGLHHITAISGNAKRNFDFYTRVMGLRFVKKTVNFDDPHTYHFYYGDETGSPGTILTFFPWEDIMAGRRGTHMATEIGYAIPEGSIDFWQKRLEAENIIYNKPSAKFGEVYLTFLDPDGLKVELTVPEKPDPRKPWETAAVTAANATRGFHHVTLTLDDIQPTADLLVSVFGYQLIKHKENRYRFASPAGETGTYVDLVEAKGEPRGHVAGGSVHHIAFRMKDDAMQMYYREKLEALGLNATPQLDRKYFRSVYFREPGGVLFELATDIPGFTVDEPVAELGTHLMLPEQYEPQRAEIEKKLIKLD; translated from the coding sequence ATGGACAATGCAATAACCGGCCTGCATCATATCACTGCCATTTCCGGCAATGCCAAACGGAATTTTGATTTTTATACAAGGGTTATGGGCCTTCGTTTTGTAAAGAAGACCGTGAATTTTGACGACCCTCATACGTATCATTTTTATTATGGAGATGAAACCGGATCTCCTGGTACGATCCTTACCTTCTTTCCCTGGGAAGATATTATGGCCGGCCGTCGCGGTACCCATATGGCCACAGAAATAGGATACGCCATACCTGAAGGCAGTATCGATTTCTGGCAAAAACGGCTGGAAGCAGAGAACATCATTTACAATAAACCATCCGCTAAATTCGGGGAGGTATACCTCACTTTCCTGGACCCCGACGGACTAAAAGTGGAACTGACAGTTCCAGAGAAACCTGATCCCCGCAAGCCCTGGGAAACAGCTGCCGTCACAGCAGCCAATGCTACCCGCGGATTTCATCATGTAACACTTACCCTGGATGATATTCAGCCTACGGCTGATCTGCTGGTATCTGTATTCGGGTATCAGCTGATCAAGCATAAGGAAAACAGGTACCGTTTTGCCAGTCCTGCGGGCGAAACCGGCACCTATGTAGACCTGGTGGAAGCCAAAGGCGAACCACGCGGTCATGTAGCCGGTGGCAGCGTGCATCATATTGCCTTCCGGATGAAAGACGATGCTATGCAAATGTATTACCGCGAAAAACTGGAAGCATTAGGACTCAATGCCACACCACAACTGGACCGTAAATATTTCCGGTCTGTTTATTTCCGGGAACCGGGCGGCGTATTATTTGAACTGGCTACAGACATTCCCGGCTTTACAGTAGATGAACCGGTAGCGGAACTAGGCACCCACCTGATGTTGCCCGAACAATATGAACCACAACGCGCAGAGATAGAAAAAAAATTAATTAAACTGGATTAA
- a CDS encoding alpha/beta hydrolase, with translation MDFKPMKYVYQPADNGKGPTLLLLHGTGGDEHDLIPLASQLAPGYNILSLRGNVQEHGMPRFFRRLGMGVFDEADVHFRTHEMVHFIRELATTAGFDVNNLIAAGYSNGANIAGATLILYPELLAGAILFRPMQPLQGIEDSFETTRQQPVFMSSGTQDGTVDPADTAAYAALLSTNGFRVSSYEVNTGHNLSQSDLDLAKQWMKDNFQ, from the coding sequence ATGGACTTCAAACCGATGAAGTATGTATACCAACCCGCAGATAACGGGAAGGGACCTACGCTGTTGTTACTGCATGGTACCGGTGGCGACGAACATGACCTTATCCCGCTGGCATCCCAGCTGGCACCGGGTTACAATATACTGAGCCTGAGAGGCAACGTACAGGAACATGGCATGCCGCGTTTTTTCCGCCGTCTTGGCATGGGTGTATTTGATGAAGCAGATGTACATTTCAGGACACATGAAATGGTGCATTTTATCAGGGAGCTGGCAACTACAGCGGGCTTTGATGTAAACAATCTCATCGCAGCTGGTTATTCCAACGGCGCCAATATCGCGGGCGCAACGCTGATCCTTTATCCTGAATTACTGGCGGGCGCTATCCTGTTCCGGCCCATGCAGCCCTTACAGGGAATAGAAGATAGTTTTGAAACCACGCGGCAACAGCCGGTTTTCATGAGCTCCGGTACACAGGACGGCACCGTAGACCCTGCCGATACAGCGGCGTATGCTGCTTTGTTAAGTACCAACGGCTTCCGTGTGAGCAGTTATGAAGTTAATACCGGCCATAATTTATCGCAATCCGATCTTGACCTGGCCAAACAATGGATGAAAGATAATTTTCAATAA
- a CDS encoding OsmC family protein has translation MDEEVKVSIEGIPYQVSVSARDHRWLADEPTDINGGDTGPNPGELLLSSLGACTAITLTMYAARKKWPLEKVDIDLRFNSTAKPTPDTTVIECVIHLTGELDEAQRARIMEIAHACPIHKLLLNPIQINTKED, from the coding sequence ATGGACGAAGAAGTAAAAGTTAGTATTGAAGGAATCCCTTACCAGGTATCGGTATCAGCACGCGACCACCGCTGGCTGGCAGACGAGCCTACAGATATAAACGGAGGCGATACAGGCCCTAATCCCGGTGAACTGCTACTCAGCAGCCTGGGTGCCTGCACTGCCATCACGCTGACGATGTATGCTGCCCGCAAAAAGTGGCCACTGGAAAAAGTAGATATAGACCTGCGCTTCAACAGCACCGCGAAACCCACGCCGGATACAACGGTGATAGAATGCGTGATTCACCTGACCGGTGAACTGGACGAAGCACAGCGGGCCCGCATCATGGAAATTGCGCACGCCTGCCCTATTCACAAACTACTATTGAATCCTATTCAGATCAACACTAAAGAGGATTAA
- a CDS encoding (4Fe-4S)-binding protein, with protein sequence MKDITKKYTNGEVTIVWQPVMCIHSEMCFHGLPEVFNPNEKPWINATGSTTKQIVDQVNKCPSGALSYFMNSEKPADNPEQKDNQ encoded by the coding sequence ATGAAAGACATCACAAAAAAATATACCAACGGGGAAGTAACCATCGTATGGCAACCCGTTATGTGCATCCACTCTGAAATGTGCTTCCATGGCCTTCCTGAAGTATTTAATCCAAACGAAAAACCATGGATCAATGCCACAGGCAGTACCACAAAGCAGATAGTGGACCAGGTAAATAAATGTCCGTCCGGTGCACTGAGCTATTTTATGAACAGCGAAAAACCAGCAGATAACCCGGAACAAAAAGACAACCAATAA
- a CDS encoding GNAT family N-acetyltransferase produces the protein MELNIQQNTTKHQFETVVEGHTAFVSYTLFPGGIAYTHTEVPAALEGKGIAGQLAKYVLEYARTNQLKVKPLCPYVHAYMKRHPEYNDLL, from the coding sequence ATGGAACTTAACATTCAGCAAAATACAACAAAGCACCAGTTTGAAACGGTGGTAGAAGGGCATACTGCCTTTGTATCCTATACCCTTTTTCCCGGAGGCATTGCCTACACACATACCGAAGTACCGGCAGCACTGGAGGGTAAAGGGATTGCAGGCCAACTGGCAAAATATGTGCTGGAATATGCCAGGACTAATCAGTTGAAAGTGAAACCACTTTGTCCTTACGTGCATGCCTATATGAAAAGGCATCCCGAATACAACGATCTTTTGTAA
- a CDS encoding YeeE/YedE thiosulfate transporter family protein encodes MQILKFLQQPWHWSVAGLLIGLVVPLLLILGNKVFGLSSSLRHICAACFPADISFFKYDWKKESWNLVFAGGILIGGFIAGSLLYDPNDVQVAAATQARLSSYGIHDYSALLPPEIFNWANLFTWKGLIFFVIGGFLVGFGTRYAGGCTSGHSIMGLSNLQWPSLIATICFMAGGIFSANVIIPYIFKCLH; translated from the coding sequence ATGCAAATTTTAAAATTCCTGCAACAGCCATGGCATTGGTCGGTAGCGGGTCTTCTTATCGGGCTGGTGGTTCCTTTGCTGCTGATATTGGGCAACAAAGTCTTTGGCCTTTCTTCCTCACTCCGGCATATTTGTGCGGCTTGTTTTCCGGCAGACATTTCCTTTTTTAAATACGACTGGAAAAAAGAAAGCTGGAACCTCGTTTTTGCCGGCGGTATCCTCATTGGTGGCTTTATAGCCGGATCGTTGCTGTACGATCCGAATGATGTGCAGGTTGCCGCAGCTACGCAGGCGAGGCTCTCCAGCTATGGCATTCATGATTATTCGGCATTGTTGCCACCGGAAATTTTCAACTGGGCGAACCTCTTCACCTGGAAAGGGCTGATATTTTTTGTGATCGGGGGCTTCCTCGTAGGCTTTGGTACCCGCTATGCCGGCGGCTGCACTTCCGGCCATTCGATCATGGGCTTATCTAACCTACAATGGCCTTCGCTGATAGCAACGATCTGTTTTATGGCCGGTGGCATATTCAGTGCCAACGTCATCATTCCATATATCTTTAAATGCCTGCATTAA
- a CDS encoding DUF6691 family protein — MKNFKYLLVGILFGIILVKSQVISWFRIQEMFQFTAFHMYGVIGTAVITGIISIQLIKKFKIKTISGEPIVIAPKIFSKGQIYGGLLFGIGWAITGACPGPLFAQIGSGFTIVVITLLSAIAGTWVYGLVKEKLPH; from the coding sequence ATGAAAAATTTCAAATACTTACTGGTAGGAATCTTATTCGGTATCATCCTGGTTAAATCACAGGTGATCAGCTGGTTCCGGATCCAGGAAATGTTCCAGTTCACCGCATTTCATATGTATGGCGTGATCGGCACAGCTGTGATTACAGGAATTATCTCCATACAACTCATCAAAAAATTTAAGATCAAAACAATTTCCGGTGAGCCTATTGTTATTGCACCGAAAATATTCAGTAAAGGTCAGATCTACGGCGGTTTGCTCTTTGGTATCGGCTGGGCTATCACAGGCGCTTGTCCGGGGCCATTGTTTGCACAGATAGGCAGCGGCTTTACCATTGTGGTAATAACACTGTTGAGCGCCATTGCAGGAACCTGGGTGTATGGCCTGGTGAAAGAGAAACTTCCGCATTAG
- a CDS encoding DUF4142 domain-containing protein: MRKAVFILPALLAVWLLQSCGNANPQKDKPVDSAQDINEVVKPVDNNSSEFAVEAANGSMMEVEMGKLAQEKAQNPRVKAFATMMVNDHSRAEDEIKALAAQKNITLPAELATSEKEHMDNLAKKKGKDFDKSYIDMMVDDHNKDVKAFEKASSDITDQDLKSWAGKTLPVLKTHQDSANAIQTALKK; encoded by the coding sequence ATGAGAAAAGCTGTTTTTATATTACCTGCGCTACTGGCTGTCTGGCTGTTGCAATCCTGCGGAAACGCCAACCCACAAAAAGACAAACCAGTAGACTCTGCACAGGACATCAACGAGGTAGTGAAACCGGTAGACAATAATTCATCAGAATTTGCAGTCGAAGCAGCCAACGGCAGCATGATGGAAGTGGAAATGGGAAAACTGGCGCAGGAAAAAGCACAGAACCCACGCGTGAAAGCCTTCGCTACCATGATGGTAAATGACCATAGCAGAGCAGAAGACGAAATTAAAGCACTGGCAGCACAAAAGAATATCACCCTGCCAGCTGAACTGGCCACCAGTGAAAAAGAACACATGGACAACCTGGCAAAAAAGAAAGGAAAGGACTTCGATAAATCTTACATCGATATGATGGTAGACGACCATAATAAGGATGTAAAAGCATTTGAAAAAGCATCCAGTGATATTACGGATCAAGACCTGAAAAGCTGGGCTGGGAAGACATTGCCCGTATTGAAAACACACCAGGATTCTGCCAATGCCATTCAAACCGCATTGAAAAAATAG
- a CDS encoding zinc finger domain-containing protein: MSFEEKTSETVSSLKCQNCGSILHYAPGTNSLRCEYCGTVNMIEEEAATTAIHAFGYDDFIAAEQEHRQPTSEAVVVKCTSCGASTTMLPNVTADACPFCASPLVIDHVQTTAILQPHYVLPFVVKDNEAVQYFRKWMEKLWFAPSDMVKKVKDSSSQQLKGIYIPHWSYDTNTHTEYSGQRGEYYYVTETYTQEVNGRTETRTRQVRHTAWHSASGSVENQFRDVLVSASPSLPLKMAQILEPWHLEQLKGYDGRYLSGFRAELYQTNAEQGLVIAKKRMDPVIRGEICSDIGGDEQRIDNYDVDYNDLGLKYLLLPVWISAYRYNGKLYHFVVNACTGEVTGDRPYSWIKIAGLVITIILALIVIYQLFANQ; this comes from the coding sequence ATGTCTTTTGAGGAAAAAACAAGTGAGACAGTCTCCTCGCTGAAATGTCAGAACTGCGGATCTATACTGCATTATGCGCCGGGTACCAACAGCTTGCGCTGTGAGTATTGCGGTACTGTAAATATGATTGAGGAAGAAGCGGCAACAACGGCCATTCACGCATTCGGGTATGATGATTTTATAGCCGCCGAACAAGAGCACCGCCAACCTACATCGGAGGCGGTAGTTGTGAAGTGTACCAGTTGCGGCGCTTCTACTACCATGTTGCCCAACGTAACGGCAGATGCCTGCCCCTTTTGCGCTTCGCCGCTCGTGATTGATCATGTACAAACAACTGCTATCTTACAACCCCATTATGTATTGCCCTTTGTGGTAAAAGATAATGAAGCGGTACAATATTTCCGAAAGTGGATGGAGAAATTATGGTTTGCTCCTTCAGACATGGTGAAGAAAGTAAAAGACAGCTCTTCCCAGCAACTGAAAGGCATATATATTCCCCATTGGAGTTATGATACCAACACCCACACCGAATATAGCGGTCAGCGGGGCGAATATTACTACGTCACAGAAACCTATACACAGGAAGTAAACGGCCGAACGGAAACGCGTACACGACAAGTGCGTCATACAGCGTGGCATAGCGCCTCCGGTAGTGTAGAGAATCAGTTCCGCGATGTACTGGTTTCTGCCAGCCCTTCTTTACCACTGAAAATGGCGCAGATCCTGGAGCCCTGGCATCTTGAACAGCTCAAAGGTTATGATGGCCGCTACCTGAGTGGTTTCAGGGCAGAGCTGTATCAAACCAATGCAGAACAGGGACTGGTGATCGCCAAAAAGAGAATGGACCCTGTTATCCGTGGAGAGATTTGTAGTGATATTGGTGGCGATGAACAGCGGATAGATAACTATGATGTAGATTATAATGACCTCGGTTTGAAATACCTGTTGCTGCCTGTATGGATCAGCGCATACCGTTACAATGGCAAGCTCTATCATTTTGTAGTGAATGCCTGTACCGGTGAAGTAACCGGCGACCGTCCCTATAGCTGGATCAAAATTGCCGGATTGGTCATCACTATTATATTGGCCCTCATCGTTATCTACCAGTTATTTGCTAACCAGTAA
- a CDS encoding SPFH domain-containing protein, translating into MGIFDKLRNEFIDIIEWTDPSADTIVWKFPRYQNEIKMNAKLTVRESQVAVFMNEGKIADVFQPGMYTLTTQNMPILTTLQGWKYGFNSPFKADIFFVSMRQFTNQKWGTKNPVMLRDAEFGPLRLRAFGSYAFRVKDGALFLKEIAATNPEYTVDGINEQLRNLAVSRGMDAIAEAQIPVLDLAAKYDEVSLLITEKIRPEFNELGLDLTKFLIENISLPPEVEAALDKRSSMGIVGNLGAYAQFQAANAMEKAAENTAGGGLAAAGLGAGMGAAMMGQVGNVFQNNQNNPANPAAGAGAGAPPPLPPTAAFFVAVEGKQTGPYDLEQLRQLAVGGSLQAQTLVWKNGMAAWAAASAVPELAPVLATIPPPLP; encoded by the coding sequence ATGGGAATATTTGATAAACTCCGGAATGAATTTATTGACATTATTGAGTGGACAGATCCGTCCGCAGACACCATTGTGTGGAAGTTTCCCCGTTACCAGAATGAAATAAAAATGAATGCCAAGCTCACCGTACGTGAGTCGCAGGTAGCTGTTTTTATGAATGAAGGTAAAATTGCCGATGTGTTTCAACCCGGCATGTACACACTTACTACGCAGAATATGCCCATATTAACAACCTTACAGGGATGGAAATATGGTTTTAATAGCCCTTTTAAGGCAGATATATTTTTTGTCAGCATGCGGCAGTTCACCAATCAGAAATGGGGTACCAAAAACCCGGTGATGCTGCGCGATGCAGAATTTGGCCCATTGCGGCTGCGTGCTTTTGGTAGCTATGCATTCCGCGTAAAAGATGGAGCACTGTTCCTGAAAGAAATAGCGGCCACCAACCCCGAATACACGGTAGATGGTATCAATGAGCAATTGCGCAACCTCGCGGTATCCCGTGGTATGGATGCTATTGCAGAAGCACAGATTCCTGTACTGGACCTGGCCGCAAAATATGATGAAGTATCCTTGCTCATCACAGAAAAAATAAGACCTGAATTTAATGAGCTGGGACTGGATCTTACTAAGTTCCTCATCGAAAATATTTCCCTGCCACCTGAAGTGGAAGCTGCGCTGGATAAACGTAGTAGCATGGGGATCGTAGGCAACCTGGGCGCTTATGCACAGTTCCAGGCCGCCAATGCGATGGAAAAAGCCGCTGAAAACACTGCTGGTGGCGGATTGGCTGCTGCCGGTTTGGGTGCGGGCATGGGCGCTGCGATGATGGGACAGGTAGGCAATGTATTCCAGAATAATCAGAACAATCCCGCAAATCCTGCCGCAGGAGCAGGCGCCGGAGCACCGCCACCTTTGCCACCTACCGCCGCATTTTTTGTAGCTGTAGAAGGCAAACAAACCGGCCCTTATGACCTGGAGCAACTTCGTCAACTCGCAGTTGGTGGTAGTTTGCAGGCGCAAACACTCGTCTGGAAAAATGGGATGGCTGCCTGGGCGGCTGCTTCAGCCGTGCCTGAACTGGCGCCTGTTTTAGCCACCATTCCGCCACCATTGCCATAA